The Nicotiana tabacum cultivar K326 chromosome 1, ASM71507v2, whole genome shotgun sequence genome segment cagcaacagcagtaacagcaaaaggcagtcccatggtagtcccagcttccgaaacttcccgaactacattaacctgattcctttttagccagggatatgtaggaaacctttgaagcaaaggttcggttaaatcttttcaaaaatgcttcacacggggtattccaacgggcaaaatcgctcgtatccgctctaactttatctttgcacgaaaactctttgtgttttcggacaaagaggggcagctgtgagcacgtgatttttgccctatgagaactactcccaaaaattcaaaataaaatggttttgtgttgtttgtatttgtatttttgtctgtgcgtgtttatttatactttaattaagaaaaatacaaaaatatgtgttgcatgtgaatttaggatttaattttacaatttaggaataaattaaacaatcaagtttgttttacaaaatggaaaaatcacaaaaatatgaatttttggtagctttgtcatttttattgtttaattgtgtgatttttattttttatcaatatttgatcttgtgtgttaattgttgttaagggttaattaatatctttttagaataattttggttttacaatttaatttaggaattttgggtttttaggaattaaagaaagtaaaagggaaaagaagaaacaagagaagaaagggtaaaaaatcggactgggccagtttaaaagggaaaagttcaggccCAAATGTCACCCCCAAGTCAGCTCATACCCGCCCCAAATCCAGTCCACCTGCGACCAGtccaaaacgacatcgtttgggcaTTGTGAATCTGGACCGTCAATCTCATACGATCAAATGGTCCAGTCCGTCTCCAGATATATCCAAACGGCGTCGTATCTGGCCAAtaaatccaagccattgatttgttttgatctaacggtcccaggcttcccccataacccggtccatttcaacccgGATCGACCCCGCCCCAGtactactccaaacgacaccgttccttttaaatgaattgatccaggccattgatcgtgcttgatccaacgACCAAGGTTCAACCACCCCCTTCGTATATAAGCCCAACCTCTCACCTCACACCCTCTTAAGCCATACCCCTGTTCATCGTCTCCTTTAGAGACAAACCAAATGACCCTCGATACCCTAGCCTCCATGAAACCCtttcgcctgaaagccggcgacaacaacgccgatgaccatgaaaccaacacccctagagcacctaaccaccctctccacgaatcccttacccgttttgctcgaatcagactgtagcctctcgaatcttcaatcgaagattcgagcaaaacttgaaacccaccccaaccagtcccaaactcacaccaaggcaccctctgaccaccctcgttacggatctgttaaccatttgcctcgaatcaacctccagcttctcgaatcttcaatcgaagattcgagcaaaacctggacctaccccaatccgccctgaactcacaccctggcaccccctgacctcccttgTTCCTAAAACGCCCTTGGTCTGGCTCGAATCTTGCTAGAACTGATCGAGTTCCAAATCGAaccccccaagaaccctagaaaaccaaaagtcaaagtttgtccgaagaaaaggaatttgggtgtccagtggaccttagtggaagtgttctcagttgagaacactcgattaaggtccattcgacCTCAAAAAAGGTCCAAGTCAGGATCATCTAATGtccgagttcttgaggtattttttCCTGTTCTGTTGGTTCCATTGTGTATGTGTTTATATCTGTTTATTTGTGTAGTTTAGTTTTACtgacttttcatttcttttgtcgattgattctgtctttcttcaatgaccctttatttggtcgaactttttctggtcatggtCAATGAATATGataaaactatataatcgatgtgaatgagtgtcgtcgattagttaatttttattatgaatccctgtttctatcaatacgattcgaatcacctgtgtgcctgttcgattcttatttgctattgattgtatgtgttgtaattcatgtagtcgattgaataagtgtcgtcgattagttttacatgcttcaattctgattgaataaCCTGGTAATAATGTGATTCGTActgcttcaattctgattgaatcatTGTGTGAATTTgattgtgaattggttatagctgtaataCTTTAGTGATCAGTTAAAAATCAGTTATCAGGTTTGTAACTTAGAAAACAAATCGATGAAGCTAAGGGCATGTCAGTAATACACAGGGGTTAAGGGGgtattttggggttttaaaaggTCTGAAAATGGTTTAAGATGagtgggctgacagtagggtactaaagtaccattaaactaatgcaattgtttagtgctaatggggaacaaaacataatagaGGGGGAAAGGTTTaaaggaaatggattaagaaataggtgctcatacctatttgattttaaaataaagaaaaggcaagggtagtggggaacaaaTGAATTAAACATATAGTAGTGGAGggggaatatcatgggcagaagTACTTTCTTAATTAACTTAATGCTCCTAAGAGCTGAAAGGTGAGTAAGGTTTGGCTATAAGTGAAAGGAGCTTGAGACAGTGGAAGGGATCTTTTTCTTGGAGAGTGGAGTCTGGGCTTGGTTCTTTCTTCTGGGCTGAACTGGTTGTGTTCGTGGCTATTTGAATTCCAAATCTGCTGTTATTCCTGGCTGCTTGCTACTACTGATTGCTCCTTCTTCATTGTTGTAACTCCCAGTTTTGAACTAGAATTCAACCCTTTTACCTATTTGCTTCGAGTCTGTTGGTTCGAGTTAGTGGATAGATCAGTTGACTGCTTATACTTTAGTCCCTGATTCATTCGTGGGTTTTGGCattttttgtgttgttgttgatattgctgGAATTCTGCTGGTGCCTTTTAAATTTGTTACTGGGTTATTTCTACTGGTTGTTGCTGAGTTACATACTACTctgctgatcttcttcttcttatattgccatttccaggtacacaactgtaaccCCGGTCATTTGTAAGCTGAAAAACATAAGCATGAATATacatgaagatttgaagctttaagttgatcTAGCCTTTCTATTGATTTGTATATTAGGATATCTCACTCACTAATATCATGTAAATGCCTGCGGGATGTATAACTGGACAGTTCTTGTAACGATTTAATTTGTGAACTTTCAAATGAACTTTATATCATGTATCTGCTCTTGTCTATTTCGAATGTATAGCTGTTGTCAATAATATTTGGTTCGCTTTAGGTTGATTATTAGGTAGTGTATTTCGAATGCATGTCCATTAGATTCCGGCCTAATAGACTATTTAATCAACACAACAATCTAACTGTAACATCAATGGCTTGAGTTTAGGATCAGGAATAGACATCTAAATTACCTCTTTCTAACTATTGCTCTTATAAAACCTGTAGTAATATACTTAATTAGATATAATCATTTCACCTTTCTGTGTGGCGAATTGTTGAATATGTGTAGAATAACTTAAGTAAGCTTCATTAAGTGTTTAGTTCATTTAAAATCGGAAGAGTGATGTGTTTTGTCGAAAAGAGATCGATTACCCGTATTTAGGCGGATTGGGCCTCAGCACTTGAATAAGATGGCCCAAGTCCTGTTTTTAACACTACATTCGTTTGGACCTGGGCCCAGGTTGGTGAATAGCCATGCCCGTCTGCGTACTTTGGTTCTGATTTTAAACGGGTGGTGTTCATGACCCAACTATAATAGCTCTTAAACCATATAATTAATTGGGACTCCTCCTTTTATTTTAGAAACGAACTAATCAGAACACTATAGATTACTTTAGGTTGGCCCTTTAAAGATagtaaaatgagatgagcctcgctgaaTAAACACATAAATGGCAGGGCCCTCACGATTGTatatattaattacttagaactcgggatcagccgcttagcgaatttcacggccttcttcccaaaataacaacgcgttagtctctttaggcgcgtacttaaataatattaccttcttaaacccgggtgcacatttatgtaacccaaatccaaatctcaacgaagtcgaaatatgtcgatattcacgggtacattgatgtgacgtgattcgagatacgttctcacaacgttgcaattctatgtttaaataataatgataataataaaagcggttaaaagttaaaatttgcacataggttcataattgtataaaaatcagataattaagccgaatatgacagttgagcgaccgtgctagaaccacggaactcgggaatgcctaacaccttctcccgggttaacagaatttcttatacagatttctggttcgcggactgtaatatagagttaatcttttcctcgactcaggatttaaccggtgacttgggacaccataaatctcccaagtggcgactctgatttaaataataaatcctgtttcgattgtcctttaattggaaaaactcccttttactCCCCCTACGTGTGCAGgtgaaaaagaaggtgtgacagtgGCGGCACAATAATACCTGGAACAACTACACCATTTTCCCCATAGTCCTCAATCATCTCCGTTTACCAAGTTAGACATTTTTGACCTGAAATGGATGATCTTggaaaagaaaaagtgtgaaagataacttgcgttatgtagtaaaaccagcaagaaaataatcactattattttagccccacggtgggtgccaaactgtttaacGTGAAAATGATAATAgcaattaaatttattgatgggactctaaaaatacggatctatttttatgctagtttgttaagcagttgatgctgaGTATGTGATATTTAGAGATAAAATAAAGTTAGGAAGAGAGCTATAATCAAACCGCTAAGTGAGCTATTCGGGGCCTCGAGCCTATCGATTTgggacctcgaggtcgattccaGGGCTCGGACTCGAGCTGTCGTGGGTGATTGGGGTAGGGATAATCGTTATGAAATAAtcaacgaaggctctttatggccaatgacaaacaataaatgatgaacaaatatgaggACAATAAATGAAAGCAGTATTATCAAAAGAATGTATGAGAGAGCAAAAAGAGTGTTCTTTTATATTTCTTGTGGAGCGGATAGAGCAACAACAGAGCATTACAAAGTGCCAAGGATCCCCCTTATATAGTAGgaaaaatcccaacatagtacaaaatacattaatgataaagaaacCGGGATGGGACAGCTGGCTAACTTCATGATGCAGGCTCAGACTAGCttcagactagcctgacagatttTGCCGGGCCCGGCTGCACTCTTCGGAAACTCCCCATGCCCGTTGGGGTCACATCCAACGTTATCCCCAGGTCGGGTGTCGATAGACCTCGAGGGAGGGTACTCGGTCCGTGGTCTCGAGCCTTCGAGGTGATCTTTCGAGACGCCTTATTAACGAGAAATTGGTTCCTTCGATTTCCCCGTATACAAGAATCTTGGAAAGGAATGCAAGAAATTAGAAGAAGTTTTTGAATGGTTGTGATGCGGTATTTATAAGAGAAAGACATCATTATGAACTATCACTTCAAACTGACACAGCCGCAGAAAACCTTAAAAAGATGTTGTAAACTGTAGAGACAATCATATCAAAACACGTTTCTCGAGCATTAAGTGGAAAAAACGTACATCTTTTCACTTTTGAAGAAAATATAATGATATTGGGAAGAGGCAGCAAGACATCACCCCATAAATAAACTTATCACTTCCCGAATATTTAGAAAGTGAGGAGAATATCTGTATTGGCGGAAAAATAGATATGCCACGTGAAGTAATGATATGTTGACAGGTGGCATTTGAATAAGAGCAATAAAGAGGAATGATGTACAGGATTATTTATAAAGATACCGTATCTTATAATCGGAAAGAAGAGATAGACATGGGATGCATGAACACCACAAAAGAGGAAGATTCATCAACAAATACGAATATGAAAAAGGAATTAGCATAATCCCTGATTATACACGATTGTTTGCTATTACCATAACCGTTACGAATAATTTCAATTATGAGCAATTAATGAAGTTAATATTAGTAACGGTCAAGAATTAAGTGGGAAAAACAGTTACGTATTGTATCcttatataaacttccattgccATGCTTTGTACGATCATCATGGAATCCACAAATATACGCAATCAATTTTTCTCTGCTTGATTGAAGATTCTTACTTTCAATCCTTGGAAGGAAGCTACAATAATCTATAAGATTTCCTTtccttttattaattaaatatttaatttctaTCATTTCATATTCTCTTATATttagaaaagtgaaataaaattgGTTATTAGAAATCCGATTTATTTCAATATTTGCTTTGaccacaaaaattattttttggttaaatatTTACTGAAGTGAGCTATTGTAGTGCTTCTTTCTCAACTAGTGCTTagagttctttttcttcttctttttagttgCAAAATGAGCTTgttagatttgatattgttttggcCAATTGATGATTgagttttttttaataatatttgaaaattttgtttcaaatttgagtttatttggagtagatttaggtagtAAATCGCATGTTGGATTGTTGAACAAATTTGTATTTCTGGGCAATTTGCACTTAAGACTAAAACGTCTTAAGTGGATGTAAAGTTTTTGATGCACTTCAGACTAAAACATCTCAAGTGCAAAAATTTCAAACTAAAATATCTTAAGTACATGTAAAAAATTGGCTGCACTTCAGACTAAAatatctttcattttttttctttcttctttcgcTTCAAAAACTTTGCTCGGTATTGGCTTGTATTGTAAATTTCGGTAGATTTCATTGTTTTTGGGCTTATTTCATACTGAAAAGGAATAAATTACATTGCGGTAATATGAGTGAAAAGAATGAAAGTACTATGAGTGACACAAATGAATGTAACTTCAAACAAATTTTTGATATTTTGTCTGAAGTTAGGCTTACTTTAGACCCGTTTTTATGTCTTAAGTTTATAACTTCACATGCAAATTTTTTCAACTTCAGACCCTCTAGTCTAAAGCTAATCCCAAAACAAGTAAGCTTGTAAATTTTTATGTAATAACATTAACGGTGATCCTTAAATGGAATATATATGCACTTGTTCCCTCAAGCTATGGTGACCAAGAGAACTCCTCTAGCACAAATTGAAGCACCTTTTTGGGTCCAAAATGTGCACTTTATTCCATACTACCTCTCTCAACTAGTATGATGTTAGATAGTTGACTAAATTACGTCCAAACAACAATACAACACttgctaaaaaaatagaaaaccaaaCGACATTGTACCATCGACCTATGCCTATTTCCAACTCATCTTGAACTGCTATTCACCTAAGAAACAAAATCCTAAGGAGAGAGTGGACAGAACAAAAAGCAGCGCCATACAAATAGGAGAAACAAAAGAAGCCAAAAATTCCCATTTCAATGGCTTCTTCCTTGGCTTTGCCTTCAACTTCAACAAAAAGCTCTTCTCTCTGTCAAAGCTTCGTCCCTAAAAGGACCCATCAGCCTAGCTTTGTTGTAAGTCCTTTCGCATTCCCTTTTTTCTTTGTGTGGTTCCTTTAAACTAAATCCCTTTTAGAAGATTTAATCTGTTAAATGGAAAACATGCCTGCTCTATTTTTGATGAAGGGGTTCAGAAAATATTAATAATTCTTTATATTGATTTTGCAGTTTAGTGCACAGTAGGGATGGAATTTACATAGTATTTCTAATCGTTTGTGATTCATTTTATGAGTTAAAGCTCCAATTTTGGCCGATGAAAAGTGTATGCTGCTTATTGATATTTATTTGCTTTATTATTAAGATCCTTTACTTTTTTGTTTTTCACTTTTCCGCTAGTAGTAAACCATTGATGTGTGTGTTTAAGATGACTAAACTATATTTACAAAAACAATAGAAATTGAAAAGTGTCTTTACAAGGAGAAATGGAAATGGAGTTTTTTGGATTAATTAATTTTGGTTTATAAGCACTTGACAAGTGCTTATGAGTTGGCCTTGACCAGGTTATAAGCTTGACTTGACGCCCTCTTATATATCTGTCCTTTTTAAGGGGTTATATTCTTATACTCTtaagtgaaaaaaataatttagtgCAACTTGAGTTTGCTCTGCTTTCCTGGATTTAGTGTTATAAGTTGAAACTTTGATAAAGCTCCAAAATTTATGGTGCTTGCTTGTTTTATTGCTGTGCCCTCTTAGATATCTGCCCTTTCTTTTGTTTGGATATCAGAGTTGTGAAAGAAGTGAACCAGTGAATGGGAAGCCTCGCGTGCCAATTATCAATGATGGAACACTTCCAAAGTTCTTGCAAGCAAAACGCCTAGAGAATGCAGTTAGTAGAAACAATAGCAGGCTGAAGATATTCACTGGAACTGCAAATCCTTCTCTTTCTCAGGTAAACCAGACGATTGTTATGTGTATACATGCTGTTTTCTTGTCTGCCAAATTCAGTCTAGTGACAACCAAGATCTTCTTATTTGCTTTGTACAGTGTAAACAGTGACATACTGAAATTTGCTTCCCGAGTTTCACACTTCAGTAATTCCTCAACTTCAAATACTAATCTAGTGTCTTAAAATTTGTTATCAAGTAGTAGTATTTAGAAAAAATTGGAATAGCCTTTCCAGCAGGACAAGAAAACAAATCCTTGGGAGATTGCCTCCAGTTgtacattgttttttttttttttttgatttgcaccgggtgtccgagtctctAAGAGCCCTGACTAATCCCTGGGGTGCACCggccctcggcaaggagttttccgcaagtgcaccacggttaattcaggttttacccagtccgatggtcctcagaaattgtttgcacccagtaggtttcgaacttgagaccttgaaagggagcaaaccccaaggctcaagtcaattgccaTCAGGCCAACCCCTGAGGGTTGCCTCCAGTTGTACATTGTACTTGACTGTTCCAGCCCACTCAAGGATATAGTTTCAGGATTTGGGACTATGGAGAATTCTGCGGTTTCGGTCTCGATAATTCAGCTTTAGATTTTCATTCCTCGTTAAGCATAAAGAATTTTCCTCCTTTTAAATATTGCATAAGAAGTGGGGATTAAAGGAACAttcatttgttttctctcttCTTACGAAAGATATACAATTACAAAGATATCTGAAAAATCCGTTGTAAGAATTCCTAGGATATTATTTTATTTGGTAATTATTTACTTTTCTCCTCAATCGTCAAAATATACGAATTATTGTCACTTCTAGCAGTGAATCTATGAAGCTTCTTTTAAGTTAATGCTGTGCTTTTCTTTTCAACTGATGCAACAATTTTTGTCACTTAGGAAATTGCTTGGTACATGGGCTTTGATCTGGGAAAGGTCAACATAAAGCGCTTTGCTGATGGTGAAATTTATGTCCAGTTGCAAGAGAGTGTTCGAGGCTGTGATGTCTACTTGATTCAATCCACATGTCCTCCGGCCAATGAAAACCTTATGGAGCTTTTGGTAATGATAGATGCATGCAGAAGGGCTTCTGCCAAGACCATTACTGCCGTGATTCCATACTTTGGATATGCCAGAGCTGATAGAAAGGCAAGCTAGATTCCTTTGCAAATTTTATGCTTGCAAGCTTCAAATTTTTATTGGTCAATTTTATCAGCCACCTTTGTCTTTGTTTCTATTCCACATCGAGGTGGGAATGGGTGTGGCGTTTACCTCTATATATACCTGTATAATAATACCCAAAAGGTGATTACAAAAGGAGAGGGAGTcagtgttgtgaagagcgtgaagcCAGGAAAAGCGACAAGCCCCttttcgcttaaagcgagaagcgaagtgctcgcttttttgaagtgaagcggaattttttaaaaacaatattaaaataaatactgcgtagacaatgaagaagaagaagaagaggagaataacaataaaataaatactGCATAGACAACTAAGAATAAATGATATGAAAAAAATGGCAGTAAGTATGCCAAAAAATGGCAGTATAACTGAAACAAAAAATGGGCAGCATTTCGCTGCAATTTATCACTGAAATGGTGAAgcaaatgaagaagaagaggagagaaaaagaagaaccgAAGGGGAAAACAATTTCGCCAGCTATTTGCTGCTATTTGGACActgaaacagtgaaagaaaaagaagaagaaggaggaggaggaggaggaagaaatcACATACCTGGGACCAAACTTGACGATGTTGAAGTTAAAAAAAGAGagcctttttaattaattaacgtTGGCAGCCCAGTTATAAAGAGAAGCGCTCGCTTCTGTCGCTTTGTTCGCTTCCTCGCTTCTGGCTTTTTCAGGGGAAGCGATCGTTTTTGTGTACCTGATACGCTTCAGATCAGAGAAGCGCCAGATGCCTCGTTTCGcatcgcttctcgctttaagcaAGGAAACGGTCGCTTTTAACAACACTGAGGAGTAGAGCCTAACCTGACATTTCCCTATGCTCTTATGATTACAAGTACTGCCACTATTTTCTTGCATCTTCTTCTGGGTCACTATTTTAGTGTTCTTTACTCTTGAAATAGTGCAACGATTATGTCGAACAGTTTGTGTCCTTTTTTACTACTTTCTTTTCATATGCTTTGAGGttttctcagttgtctttaagaGTTACAACTTACAGATGAGAACACAATTTTTAGTGCATTTATTATGTTCTAATAATCATAAATTTTTTTAGTTACAGACACAAGGTCGTGAATCCATTGGCGCCAAATTGGTTGCGAACCTTATAACTGAAGCAGGTGCAGATCGTGTTCTAGCTTGTGATCTGCACTCCGGGCAATCAATGGGTTACTTTGACATTCCGGTGGACCATGTGTACTGTCAGGTAATCTCTTATGTACTATTGACAATGCTTAAGTATTTCCCATTTTAAATT includes the following:
- the LOC107788593 gene encoding ribose-phosphate pyrophosphokinase 1 isoform X2, encoding MASSLALPSTSTKSSSLCQSFVPKRTHQPSFVSCERSEPVNGKPRVPIINDGTLPKFLQAKRLENAVSRNNSRLKIFTGTANPSLSQEIAWYMGFDLGKVNIKRFADGEIYVQLQESVRGCDVYLIQSTCPPANENLMELLVMIDACRRASAKTITAVIPYFGYARADRKTQGRESIGAKLVANLITEAGADRVLACDLHSGQSMGYFDIPVDHVYCQPVVLDYLASKKISSNDLVVVSPDVGGVARARAFAKKLSDAPLAIVDKRRQGHNVAEVMNLIGDVKGKVAVMVDDMIDTAGTIAKGAALLHQEGAREVYACCTHAVFSPPAIERLSSGLFQEVIVTNTIPAMEKNYFPQLTVLSVANLLGETIWRVHDDCSVSSIFQ
- the LOC107788593 gene encoding ribose-phosphate pyrophosphokinase 1, chloroplastic isoform X3, giving the protein MASSLALPSTSTKSSSLCQSFVPKRTHQPSFVSCERSEPVNGKPRVPIINDGTLPKFLQAKRLENAVSRNNSRLKIFTGTANPSLSQEIAWYMGFDLGKVNIKRFADGEIYVQLQESVRGCDVYLIQSTCPPANENLMELLVMIDACRRASAKTITAVIPYFGYARADRKLQTQGRESIGAKLVANLITEAGADRVLACDLHSGQSMGYFDIPVDHVYCQVMNLIGDVKGKVAVMVDDMIDTAGTIAKGAALLHQEGAREVYACCTHAVFSPPAIERLSSGLFQEVIVTNTIPAMEKNYFPQLTVLSVANLLGETIWRVHDDCSVSSIFQ
- the LOC107788593 gene encoding ribose-phosphate pyrophosphokinase 1 isoform X1, which codes for MASSLALPSTSTKSSSLCQSFVPKRTHQPSFVSCERSEPVNGKPRVPIINDGTLPKFLQAKRLENAVSRNNSRLKIFTGTANPSLSQEIAWYMGFDLGKVNIKRFADGEIYVQLQESVRGCDVYLIQSTCPPANENLMELLVMIDACRRASAKTITAVIPYFGYARADRKLQTQGRESIGAKLVANLITEAGADRVLACDLHSGQSMGYFDIPVDHVYCQPVVLDYLASKKISSNDLVVVSPDVGGVARARAFAKKLSDAPLAIVDKRRQGHNVAEVMNLIGDVKGKVAVMVDDMIDTAGTIAKGAALLHQEGAREVYACCTHAVFSPPAIERLSSGLFQEVIVTNTIPAMEKNYFPQLTVLSVANLLGETIWRVHDDCSVSSIFQ
- the LOC107788593 gene encoding ribose-phosphate pyrophosphokinase 1, chloroplastic isoform X4, which produces MASSLALPSTSTKSSSLCQSFVPKRTHQPSFVSCERSEPVNGKPRVPIINDGTLPKFLQAKRLENAVSRNNSRLKIFTGTANPSLSQEIAWYMGFDLGKVNIKRFADGEIYVQLQESVRGCDVYLIQSTCPPANENLMELLVMIDACRRASAKTITAVIPYFGYARADRKTQGRESIGAKLVANLITEAGADRVLACDLHSGQSMGYFDIPVDHVYCQVMNLIGDVKGKVAVMVDDMIDTAGTIAKGAALLHQEGAREVYACCTHAVFSPPAIERLSSGLFQEVIVTNTIPAMEKNYFPQLTVLSVANLLGETIWRVHDDCSVSSIFQ